In one Rutidosis leptorrhynchoides isolate AG116_Rl617_1_P2 chromosome 8, CSIRO_AGI_Rlap_v1, whole genome shotgun sequence genomic region, the following are encoded:
- the LOC139864576 gene encoding uncharacterized protein yields MIGVPREIAEHRLNANPSRMLVRQKKRVTAPERSVFLRSEVEKLVDANILREIQIAEGDEDKTAFHTDHGIVCYTKMPFGLKNAGATYQRVIVAAFKSQIGRNVEAYVDDLVIKSHMEFSLLKDVQETFDSLRKTNMKLNPNNYKFGLKKVLKESIGKSFNWILEAENAFQEMKTLIKTLPTLTAPVPGETLTVYLAASTEAISSVLVTERDETHMPVYFVNKVLQHGEVNYNPVEKLVLSKPEISGRIPKWEIELGEHEISYAPRNAGPPTAVSETAPHAVTWELFTDEASSSDGAVEKMGIKALKVAVDSQLVANQLNGMFEVRYPAMQKYLKLAEELANKFDSFSIMHVPRSMNKKANALSKLASLTFGHFAKDVWVEVFEQKSTDVVAAPVEEVNTWMNLIINYHKDGTLPTDSVLARKIRMKAPMYVIRDNVLYKKSFLSPLLRCVGPQEAETVIREVHEGTCEMHSGFRTVV; encoded by the exons ATGATAGGAGTTCCAAGGGAGATAGCGGAGCATCGTTTAAACGCAAATCCAAGCAGAATGCTGGTAAGGCAGAAAAAGAGAGTAACGGCACCGGAACGCAGCGTGTTCCTACGCAGCGAGGTGGAGAAGCTTGTTGACGCCAACATCTTGAGAGAG ATCCAAATAGCAGAAGGAGACGAGGACAAGACGGCATTCCACACTGACCATGGCATCGTTTGCTACACCAAGATGCCGTTTGGACTAAAGAACGCCGGGGCAACGTATCAACGAGTGATTGTTGCCGCCTTTAAAAGCCAGATAGGACGCAACGttgaagcttatgttgatgacctTGTGATCAAAAGTCATATGGAATTTTCTCTTCTTAAAGACGTCCAAGAAACCTTCGATTCTTTGAGGAAAacaaacatgaagcttaacccgaatAACTATAAATTTGGTTTGAAGAAG GTGTTGAAGGAGAGTATAGGCAAAAGTTTCAATTGGATACTGGAAGCAGAAAATGCCTTCCAGGAAATGAAAACGTTAATTAAAACCCTACCTACGTTAACAGCTCCGGTACCGG GAGAAACTTTGACTGTTTACTTGGCAGCGAGCACTGAAGCAATTAGCTCAGTACTAGTGACGGAACGTGATGAGACCCATATGCCGGTGTACTTTGTCAACAAAGTTTTGCAGCATGGTGAAGTCAACTATAATCCTGTTGAGAAACTC GTTTTAAGCAAGCcagagatttctggccgaataccGAAATGGGAAATCGAACTGGGAGAACATGAAATCAGCTATGCGCCGCGTAATGCTG GACCACCAACGGCTGTTAGTGAAACGGCACCCCATGCCGTCACGTGGGAGCTTTTCACTGACGAGGCGTCTAGTTCAGATGGGGCTG TGGAAAAAATGGGTATTAAGGCACTGAAAGTGGCGGTTGATTCACAGCTAGTGGCAAATCAGTTAAACGGAATGTTTGAAGTCAGATATCCTGCAATGCAAAAATATTTAAAACTAGCGGAAGAATTGGCTAACAAATTTGATTCTTTTTCAATCATGCATGTGCCACGGTCGATGAACAAGAAAGCTAACGCCCTCAGCAAGCTTGCTTCTTTGACATTTGGCCACTTCGCTAAAGACGTATGGGTGGAAGTTTTCGAACAAAAATCCACCGACGTG GTGGCAGCACCGGTCGAGGAGGTGAACACTTGGATGAATCTAATTATCAATTACCACAAAGATGGTACGTTACCCACCGATAGCGTATTGGCCCGGAAGATTCGTATGAAAGCACCCATGTACGTCATACGTGATAACGTACTTTACAAAAAGTCCTTTTTGAGTCCGCTACTTCGTTGTGTTGGTCCGCAAGAGGCTGAAACCGTAATTAGGGAAGTACATGAAGGAACTTGCGAGATGCATTCAGGGTTTCGTACCGTTGTGTGA